A stretch of DNA from Rhodoluna sp. KAS3:
CCGATGAGTTTGTGCGCCGCCTCGAAAAAGCTGGAGTGCCAACCACCCTGCGCGACACCCGAGGCAAAGAGATCGACGGCGCCTGCGGCCAGCTTGCGGCTGCCGACTAGGAGCCCGCATGAAACCCCTGCTTCGCGCCGGCTACAACCTGCTTTCGCACCCGTTTGCCGCCAAGGTTTCTGATGCCCTGCTGATGGCCCGCTACAAGGCCATCGCCAGCAAGGCCAGCCACGGCCAGCTCACCGAGCAAAAGCCCAACACCGATGCTCCCAAAATCACAGTCGTGGTTCCGGTCTACAACGTTGAGCGTTACCTAGCCCTGTGCCTGCAGAGCCTGGTTGCCCAGAAGTACCCAAACCTAGCGGTCATCGCGGTTAATGATGGCTCGACCGACGGTTCACTCAAGGTGGCTCAAAGCTTTGCCGGCCAGCTAAACCTGACCATCGTTGACCAGGCCAACGCCGGCCTAGGTGCCGCTCGAAATGCTGGTGTGCGTGCCATTGCGGCCACCGACTACCTGATGTTTTTAGACAGCGATGACGCGCTGACCCCAAACGCACTGCACGAGCTGGCTGCCCAGGCCACCAAAACCAACAGCGATTTTGTGGTTGGCGACGTGCTGCGAATCAAGGGCCTAACCCGCATCAAGCGCGTTGATACCCGTCAGGTTTTTGCCAAAGGCACACTCAGCCGCACCACACTGGCCCAGCACCCAGCGGCCATTCAAGATGTCACGGCGTGGAACCGCCTGTTCAAGTTCAGCTTCTGGCAGCACCACGAGTTTGAGTTTCCGACCGGGGTTTTCTTTGAAGACATGACCCTGATGACCCGCGCTTATTTGGTCAGCAACTCGTTCGACATCTTGGCCAAGCCGGTCTATTTGTGGCGGGTGCGCACCGAGGGCGCCAAGTCAATCACCCAGCAGACCAACGACACCCAAAAGTTGGCCGACCGCCTGCTGTCTTTGCGCCAGATCAAGGTGCTGCTCGAGAGTGGTCTACCAAGCGGCCGCACCAATCAAGCCAACGTCGATGCCTTCAAGGCGCGCGTGCAAAAACACGACATCAAGTTGTATGAAAATTCAGTACCCGGCTCGGCCGAGCAGTTTGCCGAGTTTTTAGGCTAATTACTTATCAGCGATGAAGTGCTTCATCCAGGTCAGAAGATCTGCACCTAGGTCGTCACGCTTGGTGGCCAACTGAATGGTGGCCTTCAAGTACTCAAGCTTGTCGCCGGCGTCATAACGCTCACCAGAGAACAGCACACCAACCACGCCACCAGAGGTCTCTGGGTTGCGGGCAGCAATTGCCAGGGCGTCGGTCAGCTGAATCTCGCCGCCGGCACCAGGCTCAAGGGTTTCAATAATGTCTAAAATCTCAGGGCGCAAAATGTAGCGGCCAATTACCGCGTAGTTAGAAGGCGCAACTTCAGCCTTTGGCTTCTCAACAAAGTCAGAGACGCTAACTACGTCACCATTCTGACCGGCTGGCTTGACTGATCCATACTTGTGAATCTCAGTCATTGGCACTTCAACCAAGGCCACCACCGATGACTGGGTCTCAACAAAGACTTCAATCATGCGCTCAAGCAGGTGGCTTGATTCTTCGATCACGTCGTCACCGAGGAGAACCGCAAACGGCTCTCCTCCGGTGAACGAACGAGATGCTAGGACTGCATGGCCCAGACCCTTGGCTCCACCCTGGCGAACATAGTGAATGTTTCCTAGGTGGGTTGGGTTCTGAACCAGTGCAAGTTTTTCGTCGTCACCCTTTTCTTCTAGTCGAGACTCGAGAGCCTCGGCAGAGTCAAAGTGGTTCTCCAGCGCGTACTTGTCGCGACCGGTGACGAACAGGATGTCGGTTAGGCCGGAGCGAACCGACTCTTCAACGACATACTGAATGACTGGCTTATCAACCAAAGGCAGCATCTCTTTAGGCATGGCCTTAGTGGCCGGCAAGAAACGTGTTCCTAGCCCGGCTACCGGGATAACTGCTTTGGTTGGAGTCTTCATTTATTTTCCGATCTTCAAACCAAGTTCTTTGGCGTAGCTCTGGAACTCGTCCTTGTACAGAGCAAAGCCCTGCTTCCAAGGCTTGCCCGGGCCAGCCCAGTGAACAATCTGCGGGTTCTTTGAGTAGTCCTGAGTTGGAACGTAGTTCCAGTCGTCGTTCAGGGCAACAGCGCGGCCGCGTGACCAGAAGTTCATGACATCCTGGTCGTTTAGGCGCAGCTCTTCTACTAGGTAGAGGTTGCTCTCAACAAAGTTCTCAGCACGCATCTTCTTTAGGTTCATAACCAAGATGCCCGCGTTGTAGGTGTCAGCGGTTAGGTCACCGGTAGCGTGTGCACGGCGGCGAAGCGCCCATGCCTGCTTAGCCGGCAACTGCAAGCTGATGCGGGTGATGACGTCGATCAAGCTTGACCAGCCATCTAGGCGGCTCTTCTTACCAGCAAAGGCGTAGTCGCCCAGTGCAGTATCGTAAAGCTCGCCAACATCTCCGCGAACCAAGATGTCTACGTCTAGGTAAAGCACCTTGTCTAGCTCGGTCAAAACCTGTGGCAAGAACAAGCGGTCAAATGTTGAAACAGTGATGTGCTTCATCAAGTTGACCTTGCTGCCATAGCTGATGTCAGAGAAGTCGTGGAAGTAGAAGTTAACCTTCGGGAACAAGCTAGCAACCTTGGCAAAGTAGTCGTCAGAAAGACCGCGAGTCAGAATGTGGGCGTTAACTTCACGCTTGGTGTTCTTCATCATCGATGCAATAACAACGATTAGCTCGTTCTGCAGGTTCTGGTCACACGCAAACGCAACGTCAACAGCCTTCTTGCCGCGCTTGTTGTCGTTTAGCTTCACAACGTGTGAGTTGAACTTCTTGTAAACCTCAGGCAGGTCAATTGCTGACTCACCCAATGGCTCAAGGTTGGTTGCGTACTGCTCAGCAAACTCAACGTCTGGCTGAACTAGCTCGCGCCAGATTGCCATAACTTCTTCGTATGACTTGCCCTCAAGAATGTGGCCAACAATAACCTCAAGCTTGTGCTCGATGCCGTGGCGGATCTTGTTGAAGTCTGCCTCGTTTAGGTCAAGTAGACCCTCGAAACGAACATCTGAGCGCTTTCCAGGAACAAACTCAACTGGGAGGCCCATTGAGCGTGCAGGTAGGTAGCAGTGCAGGCGCTTGGTGATTACCTTGCCGTAGTCGGCGTACTTGGCCAACATGCCACGTGCGTCTTCGATGCCCTCAACTAGTGAGAAGCGGCGTACGTAGTCACCGATCTGGATGTAGAACCACTTCCACATGAACATGTAGCGGAACTTCATCCACTTTCGACCAGCCTCAACAACTGCAAGCTTTGGAATCTTGCCGCCGAAGCGTGCCTTTGGCAGAACCTGACCAACGGTGGTGGTTACACAGCCTGAGAAGAAGGCAGGTACACCCCAGTCGCGCAAGCGGTAAACAGTGGTCCAGTCGCGGCAACCGATTGGGCCAAACTTCTTTAGCTCAGCGGCAACCTTGGCGTTCAACACGTCTGCGTCCTGAATGTGGAACGAAATCATGATTGGGTTGACGTTCTTTGGGTACGGGAAGTCAACTTCGCCCTTATAAGGGCGGTGCATGAACCATCCGTTTGAGATCAACCAGGTGTTCTCTGGGTACTCGCGGCCTGATGAGTAGTCGCGGTGCAGCTCAACTGGCTGAACCTTGACCGGAGCCTTGCCCTCAATGCGGCGGTGCTTCTGAACGTGTGACTTCAGCTTGGTTAGGTATCCAGCTAGGTCGCTGCCGCCAACGTACTCAACGTTCTGGAAACGCAGTAGGTGAGAAATAGCGGCAAGGGTCTGAACGTAGTCACCACGGTTAGATGATGAACGCCAGTAGTCGAGCATGTTGTAGTCCATAACCGCAAAGTTCACGGTGTTCTTTAGGGCCTTAACCTGCTTGCCGTCGTCAGCCAGCATCTTGACCCACCAGTCAAGCTCAATAACCTCAAGCTCG
This window harbors:
- a CDS encoding glycosyltransferase family 2 protein gives rise to the protein MKPLLRAGYNLLSHPFAAKVSDALLMARYKAIASKASHGQLTEQKPNTDAPKITVVVPVYNVERYLALCLQSLVAQKYPNLAVIAVNDGSTDGSLKVAQSFAGQLNLTIVDQANAGLGAARNAGVRAIAATDYLMFLDSDDALTPNALHELAAQATKTNSDFVVGDVLRIKGLTRIKRVDTRQVFAKGTLSRTTLAQHPAAIQDVTAWNRLFKFSFWQHHEFEFPTGVFFEDMTLMTRAYLVSNSFDILAKPVYLWRVRTEGAKSITQQTNDTQKLADRLLSLRQIKVLLESGLPSGRTNQANVDAFKARVQKHDIKLYENSVPGSAEQFAEFLG
- the galU gene encoding UTP--glucose-1-phosphate uridylyltransferase GalU — protein: MKTPTKAVIPVAGLGTRFLPATKAMPKEMLPLVDKPVIQYVVEESVRSGLTDILFVTGRDKYALENHFDSAEALESRLEEKGDDEKLALVQNPTHLGNIHYVRQGGAKGLGHAVLASRSFTGGEPFAVLLGDDVIEESSHLLERMIEVFVETQSSVVALVEVPMTEIHKYGSVKPAGQNGDVVSVSDFVEKPKAEVAPSNYAVIGRYILRPEILDIIETLEPGAGGEIQLTDALAIAARNPETSGGVVGVLFSGERYDAGDKLEYLKATIQLATKRDDLGADLLTWMKHFIADK
- a CDS encoding glycosyltransferase family 8 protein, whose translation is MRSLLKDFLLRASKYALKRGKVRRYTLKLNELSEKLLLMGPDDINAQLIKKLEKGKPLDEILVAHVRSTYPKGNRVAARGALQRIYETESTRTLGALSFGTFLALDGLSESALGFFREAGVDLAKRVATFEYFDVYVKEEPKKALAEVDALLNGTTLNPSDYAQLIRVAIKNQHTKDVRKWVANLDTPSNRKKLSELEVIELDWWVKMLADDGKQVKALKNTVNFAVMDYNMLDYWRSSSNRGDYVQTLAAISHLLRFQNVEYVGGSDLAGYLTKLKSHVQKHRRIEGKAPVKVQPVELHRDYSSGREYPENTWLISNGWFMHRPYKGEVDFPYPKNVNPIMISFHIQDADVLNAKVAAELKKFGPIGCRDWTTVYRLRDWGVPAFFSGCVTTTVGQVLPKARFGGKIPKLAVVEAGRKWMKFRYMFMWKWFYIQIGDYVRRFSLVEGIEDARGMLAKYADYGKVITKRLHCYLPARSMGLPVEFVPGKRSDVRFEGLLDLNEADFNKIRHGIEHKLEVIVGHILEGKSYEEVMAIWRELVQPDVEFAEQYATNLEPLGESAIDLPEVYKKFNSHVVKLNDNKRGKKAVDVAFACDQNLQNELIVVIASMMKNTKREVNAHILTRGLSDDYFAKVASLFPKVNFYFHDFSDISYGSKVNLMKHITVSTFDRLFLPQVLTELDKVLYLDVDILVRGDVGELYDTALGDYAFAGKKSRLDGWSSLIDVITRISLQLPAKQAWALRRRAHATGDLTADTYNAGILVMNLKKMRAENFVESNLYLVEELRLNDQDVMNFWSRGRAVALNDDWNYVPTQDYSKNPQIVHWAGPGKPWKQGFALYKDEFQSYAKELGLKIGK